A genomic segment from Spinacia oleracea cultivar Varoflay chromosome 3, BTI_SOV_V1, whole genome shotgun sequence encodes:
- the LOC110788473 gene encoding tRNA(adenine(34)) deaminase, chloroplastic isoform X2, which produces MMHTTYSSSSIISLSTYSTLNYYSYCSIEKCSSTYCSCCCSFPINSCKLIVPTNPRFLCGLRQSTLIQCPPSRRFTLGSSDRYCCRSPTYDVGRCCCSESSCVKKERVGGFNGKNCNEKCCVKQKRGIDVSKIKGRMGWSMRDFRSSALGDAEAMLSLLSEGMIEERVVDREKRSSPLEGKVAIDKFKDRKPNVAIDKFKDRKPNVAIDKFKGRKPDVGSGYRESETRNRKLETGRVQAREEGHKRDEEKQIISKDEDGRLRRRESSSSYYSLSDSGDFGSDVEVEIEKDEFVGESSTSHNKDLRKNEMTKHNWERYRDEKDQELQSSNDFRVGGSIQQNWRKKSEKKFTQDYKETNSNVRQSQERSYMIDSSSKKQLNYQQEQSTTSDVKSLGLSSSHIHKDNRASQLDYSTQTNNRGTLESTSNTWRRSTQGDLNSVEETGCKYCKTCGTNMETSKTQSDFQQHAELTEMSAKLTSGAESLSEDTQKNLTSHQISAEDVGKKHDQIHLVTGQSNAERKSQHCPETLSTDATRAQSTLSRRRKEEESSSSLQISAQENKQQDDEIYLENGQVDARRKFHHYTDASYSQSTFREQQQSEARMKYLEEKTAALVAAEEVKRLREESGGKVPHVEIGDSGVHSSNLETRSHSTSDDERVYNLQTYSKSKVKSVEELVEKRKWIDETTVQSTLRTEIQGPASGNFPGEGTVSQPSIPLMSRTGIQQLSREEVRSGLVSMTSPPFQDVSRSQFHDASRNSLRNDTGRTGEVGSGSSDKLPQERTPSSHGEVYDRKSTFSEEYTHGDALVSAACMQESSTLIVDEFIEKLSVEGSTSETSTEKKLAKLDLKHQDKKHMLKGPTESESDKTGLQKKALEHPSQVSSPNFKKKKPQKLDSKRSSVDSETKGSSDQMWDVKDHFVQEASEMESLEGAISGSIPVVSKGNSVWSTVAGICKLRWGSHSENQKSPVKVKVQASPSGSAGGESWFSGNEADEPNGDGMTMEHLSSPHQTASSDKQLLETSSSQNEDVVVMNLDDKLSHVHAGTSSSSSALHSSSISGDVLVGGNTNLSIPQFISLPSPSVGLSEHSVNLNAPQLMSLPSHSVDLSKPSSSQLRRLHTSEEIVDTRKKRSFNVAR; this is translated from the exons ATGATGCACACAACATACAGTAGTAGCTCAATTATATCACTAAGCACATATTCTACTTTGAATTATTACTCTTATTGCTCAATTGAAAAATGCTCGTCAACATATTGTTCTTGTTGCTGCTCATTTCCTATAAATTCCTGTAAATTAATTGTACCCACAAACCCTAGGTTTTTGTGTGGGTTAAGGCAGTCCACTTTGATTCAATGCCCGCCTTCAAGGAGGTTTACATTAGGGTCTAGTGACCGGTATTGTTGTCGATCGCCGACTTACGATGTGGGTCGGTGTTGTTGTTCGGAGTCTAGCTGTGTTAAAAAGGAGAGAGTTGGTGGGTTTAATGGAAAGAATTGTAATGAGAAATGTTGTGTTAAGCAAAAGAGGGGTATTGATGTTAGTAAGATCAAGGGTAGGATGGGGTGGAGTATGCGCGATTTTAGAAGTAGTGCACTTGGAGATGCTGAGGCTATGCTTAGTTTGCTGAGTGAGGGAATGATTGAGGAACGTGTGGTTGATAGGGAGAAAAGAAGCTCTCCTCTTGAAGGGAAAGTTGCGATTGACAAGTTTAAGGATAGAAAGCCAAATGTTGCAATTGATAAGTTTAAGGATAGAAAACCAAATGTTGCAATTGATAAGTTTAAGGGTAGAAAGCCGGATGTAGGTTCGGGGTATAGGGAGAGTGAAACGAGGAATCGTAAGCTGGAGACGGGCAGGGTTCAGGCTAGGGAAGAGGGTCATAAGAGGGATGAAGAAAAGCAGATTATTTCCAAAGACGAGGATGGAAGGTTGAGGAGAAGAGAGTCTAGTTCGTCCTATTATTCTCTTTCAGATTCAGGGGACTTTGGGAGTGATGTGGAAGTGGAAATAGAGAAAGATGAGTTTGTTGGAGAGTCTTCTACCAGCCACAACAAGGATTTGAGGAAAAATGAAATGACTAAACATAACTGGGAAAGGTACAGAGATGAGAAAGATCAAGAATTGCAAAGCAGCAATGATTTCAGAGTTGGTGGCTCTATTCAGCAGAATTGGAGAAAGAAGTCAGAGAAGAAGTTTACTCAAGATTACAAGGAAACTAATTCTAATGTAAGGCAGTCTCAAGAAAGAAGTTATATGATTGACTCGAGTTCGAAAAAGCAATTGAATTATCAACAAGAGCAGTCAACAACTTCAGATGTGAAATCCCTTGGGCTGTCAAGTTCTCACATTCATAAAGACAATAGAGCTAGTCAACTTGATTATTCAACACAAACAAATAATAGGGGAACTCTTGAATCAACGTCCAATACATGGAGAAGATCTACCCAGGGGGATTTGAATTCAGTTGAGGAAACAGGATGTAAGTACTGCAAAACATGTGGTACAAACATGGAAACAAGTAAGACACAATCAGACTTCCAACAGCATGCTGAGCTGACAGAGATGAGTGCTAAATTGACCTCAGGTGCAGAAAGTTTGTCTGAAGATACACAAAAGAATTTAACTTCACATCAAATTTCAGCTGAGGATGTAGGTAAGAAGCATGACCAAATTCACTTGGTTACTGGACAATCCAATGCAGAGAGAAAATCCCAGCATTGTCCTGAAACTCTATCTACTGATGCTACCCGTGCTCAAAGCACTTTAAGTAGACGTAGAAAAGAGGAAGAAAGTTCGAGTTCACTTCAAATTTCAGCTCAGGAGAATAAGCAGCAGGATGATGAAATCTACCTGGAAAATGGCCAAGTCGATGCAAGGAGAAAGTTTCATCATTACACCGATGCTAGTTATTCTCAAAGTACCTTTAGGGAACAGCAGCAATCAGAAGCTCGAATGAAGTATTTAGAGGAAAAGACAGCGGCACTTGTTGCAGCTGAGGAAGTTAAAAGATTGCGTGAGGAATCAGGTGGCAAAGTGCCTCATGTCGAGATAGGTGATTCAGGAGTTCATTCTTCCAATTTGGAAACCAGGAGTCACTCTACTTCTGATGATGAAAGAGTATATAATCTGCAAACTTATTCAAAATCAAAGGTAAAATCAGTAGAGGAATTGGTAGAAAAACGCAAATGGATTGATGAAACAACTGTTCAATCCACCCTTAGAACTGAGATACAAGGGCCTGCCAGTGGAAACTTTCCTGGAGAAGGCACCGTAAGCCAACCCTCGATACCATTAATGTCTCGGACAGGCATTCAACAATTAAGCAGGGAAGAAGTTAGGAGTGGACTGGTTTCGATGACATCTCCACCATTCCAAGATGTAAGCAGGTCCCAGTTTCATGACGCATCGAGAAATTCTTTGAGAAATGATACAGGAAGAACTGGGGAAGTTGGTTCTGGTAGTTCAGATAAACTCCCTCAAGAAAGAACTCCATCGTCCCATGGTGAAGTCTATGACAGAAAGAGCACGTTCAGTGAGGAGTATACTCATGGGGATGCGTTAGTTTCAGCTGCATGTATGCAGGAATCATCAACTCTGATTGTTGATGAGTTTATTGAGAAGTTGAGCGTTGAAGGATCAACTTCTGAGACTAGCACTGAGAAGAAATTAGCAAAACTAGATTTAAAGCATCAAGATAAAAAACATATGCTGAAAGGACCAACTGAATCAGAATCTGACAAGACAGGCTTACAGAAGAAAGCTTTAGAGCATCCATCTCAggtttctagtccaaattttaaaaagaaaaagccaCAGAAGCTAGATTCAAAGCGTTCATCTGTAGATTCTGAAACCAAGGGATCCTCGGATCAGATGTGGGATGTGAAGGATCACTTTGTTCAAGAAGCCTCAGAAATGGAATCGTTAGAGGGAGCTATTTCTGGAAGTATTCCTGTTGTGAGCAAAGGGAATTCTGTGTGGAGTACTGTTGCTGGTATATGTAAACTTCGATGggggtcacattctgaaaatcaaaaGTCTCCTGTTAAAGTCAAAGTACAGGCCTCACCTAGTGGATCTGCTGGTGGCGAATCATGGTTTTCTGGAAATGAGGCAGATGAACCAAATGGTGATGGCATGACAATGGAGCACCTAAGCTCGCCGCATCAGACCGCTTCATCTGATAAGCAACTTCTGGAGACCTCTTCAAGTCAAAATGAGGATGTTGTAGTTATGAACTTGGATGACAAATTGAGCCATGTTCATGCGGGTACTTCATCCTCTTCTAGTGCCTTACATAGTAGTTCAATATCAGGAGATGTCTTAGTTGGTGGAAATACCAACTTGAGTATTCCCCAATTTATATCACTACCTAGCCCTTCAGTAGGTCTATCGGAACATTCTGTTAACTTAAATGCTCCCCAACTTATGTCACTACCCAGCCATTCTGTGGATCTATCGAAACCTTCTTCTAGCCAACTGAGAAGACTACATACTTCTGAAGAGATTGTTGATACCCGAAAAA AAAGAAGCTTCAACGTAGCAAGGTAG